A single region of the Thioalkalivibrio nitratireducens DSM 14787 genome encodes:
- a CDS encoding S1C family serine protease, which produces MTNAVQTRTEPDPRWWQSPTAWLPALLLLAGAIGSSLGCAPRTDFRGERLAYEQNTIEVVQSVAPSVVSVRVSAPGTPAERESDGQRVAGGSGFVVDDAGRIITNFHVVAMAMGEGPDDTIELASGARLSVSYLGSPETEHPVRILGANPDVDLALLELVEPEMAPFVPPIPLADSDQVQVGQKAVAIGNPFGLHSSVTAGIVSAVERTQPGLVGIEIPYIQTDAAINPGNSGGPLLNSAAQVVGINNTILAPAGAFAGIGLAVPSNLLGEAMSQLLAGGLSGIAAAAAQLPDRPRIGLQIALRVADYPRALREQLELPSQGVVVTGVSRDGPGDRAGIRGPEGVVVVDGQPFPYGMDVITAIDGEPVTRAIDVQRAVLQRGAGDIVTVTIWRDGQELDLEIALEVIPREDE; this is translated from the coding sequence ATGACGAACGCGGTGCAGACCCGAACCGAACCCGACCCGCGGTGGTGGCAGAGCCCAACGGCGTGGCTCCCGGCGCTCCTGCTGCTTGCAGGCGCGATCGGCAGCAGCCTCGGCTGCGCGCCTCGAACCGACTTCCGGGGAGAGCGCCTCGCCTACGAACAGAACACCATCGAGGTCGTGCAAAGCGTCGCTCCCAGCGTGGTGTCGGTACGCGTATCGGCGCCCGGAACCCCGGCCGAACGCGAGTCGGACGGGCAGCGGGTCGCGGGAGGCAGCGGCTTCGTGGTGGACGACGCGGGACGTATCATCACGAACTTTCACGTGGTCGCGATGGCGATGGGCGAGGGCCCCGACGACACGATTGAACTGGCCTCCGGCGCCCGCCTGAGCGTCTCCTACCTCGGCAGCCCCGAGACCGAGCATCCGGTCCGGATCCTGGGCGCGAATCCGGATGTCGACCTGGCGTTGCTCGAACTGGTCGAGCCGGAGATGGCTCCGTTCGTACCACCGATCCCGCTCGCCGACTCCGACCAGGTACAGGTCGGCCAGAAGGCGGTCGCGATCGGCAACCCCTTCGGCCTGCATTCCAGCGTGACCGCCGGCATTGTTTCCGCGGTCGAACGCACGCAGCCCGGGCTGGTGGGTATCGAGATCCCCTACATCCAGACCGATGCAGCGATCAATCCCGGCAACTCGGGTGGCCCGCTGCTGAACTCCGCGGCGCAGGTCGTCGGCATCAACAACACCATCCTGGCCCCGGCAGGGGCGTTCGCCGGCATCGGCCTGGCGGTTCCCAGCAATCTGCTCGGCGAGGCGATGTCGCAGCTGCTCGCCGGCGGCCTGTCTGGCATTGCGGCTGCGGCCGCGCAGCTCCCGGACCGTCCCCGCATCGGTCTGCAGATCGCCCTTCGGGTCGCGGACTACCCGCGCGCGCTCCGGGAGCAGCTGGAATTACCGTCCCAGGGGGTGGTGGTAACCGGCGTCTCCCGGGACGGCCCGGGAGACCGCGCCGGGATCCGAGGCCCGGAGGGCGTGGTGGTGGTCGACGGGCAGCCCTTCCCGTACGGGATGGACGTGATCACTGCAATCGACGGCGAACCGGTCACGCGCGCGATCGACGTACAGCGCGCCGTGCTCCAGCGCGGGGCCGGTGACATCGTGACCGTGACGATCTGGCGCGATGGCCAGGAGCTGGACCTCGAGATCGCGCTGGAAGTGATCCCGCGGGAGGACGAATGA
- a CDS encoding amylo-alpha-1,6-glucosidase, which yields MSASGGMQEGALDADGNEGYERAIDLLRACATADGFLATPTQRSNYRRIWARDGAILTLAALCTDDADLIATARCTLEVLAAHQGPHGEIPSNVDPATGRISYGGTTGRVDADLWFVIACAEFWRATGDGAFLDRMLPAIEKVRFLLGAWEFNNRGLLYVPVTGDWADEYLQSGYVLYDQLLYLQAQRSFATLHEEVHGSADHALGERIGRLHHLIRGNYWFNGDGTVPGDTYHEVLYRKGLEAAPHCADRYWMPHFSPSGYGYRFDAFANVLASLFGVANDAQRERVDAFIADELLNEEMPLLPAFHPVIEPVDEDWEDLQVMFSYTFKNRPYEFHNGGLWPMLTGFHVADLARRGRTRHARALLAGIHRANSQAIDGQPWSFPEFIHGRKLTPGGTPRQGWSAAGAVIGQQALQGRTPFRINGDA from the coding sequence ATGAGCGCCTCTGGGGGCATGCAGGAAGGCGCGTTGGACGCAGACGGGAACGAGGGCTACGAGCGCGCGATCGACCTGCTGCGCGCCTGCGCGACAGCCGACGGCTTCCTGGCCACCCCGACCCAGCGCTCGAACTACCGGCGCATCTGGGCCCGGGACGGCGCGATCCTGACACTGGCGGCGCTTTGCACCGACGACGCCGACCTGATCGCGACGGCCCGATGCACGCTGGAGGTGCTGGCGGCGCACCAGGGCCCGCATGGCGAGATCCCGAGCAACGTGGACCCGGCCACCGGGCGCATCAGCTATGGCGGGACCACCGGGCGAGTCGATGCCGACCTCTGGTTCGTGATCGCCTGTGCCGAGTTCTGGCGCGCCACCGGCGACGGTGCCTTCCTCGACCGCATGCTTCCGGCGATCGAGAAGGTGCGCTTTCTGCTCGGCGCCTGGGAGTTCAACAACCGTGGGCTGCTGTACGTACCGGTGACCGGGGACTGGGCCGACGAGTACCTGCAGAGCGGCTACGTGCTCTACGACCAGCTACTGTATCTCCAGGCCCAGCGCAGCTTCGCCACGCTGCACGAAGAGGTACACGGTTCGGCCGATCATGCGCTGGGTGAGCGCATCGGACGACTGCACCACCTGATCCGCGGGAATTACTGGTTCAACGGCGACGGCACAGTGCCCGGCGACACCTACCATGAGGTGCTGTACCGCAAGGGGCTCGAGGCCGCGCCGCACTGCGCGGACCGGTACTGGATGCCGCATTTTTCGCCGAGCGGCTACGGCTACCGCTTCGATGCCTTCGCCAACGTGCTGGCCTCGCTGTTCGGCGTGGCCAACGACGCCCAGCGCGAACGGGTCGATGCCTTCATCGCGGATGAACTGCTGAACGAAGAGATGCCACTGCTGCCGGCGTTCCATCCGGTGATCGAACCGGTCGACGAGGACTGGGAGGATCTGCAGGTCATGTTTTCCTACACGTTCAAGAACCGGCCCTACGAGTTTCACAACGGCGGGCTCTGGCCGATGCTGACGGGCTTCCATGTCGCCGACCTCGCGCGCCGGGGGCGCACCCGGCACGCGCGAGCCCTGCTCGCGGGAATCCATCGGGCCAATTCACAGGCGATCGACGGTCAGCCTTGGAGCTTTCCCGAGTTCATTCATGGCCGGAAACTGACACCCGGCGGCACGCCCCGTCAGGGCTGGAGCGCGGCCGGGGCGGTGATCGGCCAACAGGCGTTGCAGGGCCGGACGCCGTTCCGGATCAATGGCGATGCCTGA
- a CDS encoding HAD-IIB family hydrolase, with protein MPDLLVLCTDLDRTVIPNGDQPESPEARPLLRRLAARPETVLVYVSGRDEDLLRGAIRDYALPVPEFAIGDVGTTIYRLDGERWTRWRAWSQEIAPDWQGWEGPDLAGWLDALDGLELQEPEKQNDFKLSYYAPSDVRPGPLLQAVRECLDAHGVRANLIWSIDEQADRGLLDVLPASANKRHAIEFLMREQGFPDRATMFAGDSGNDLDVLVSGLQAVLVRNAPNEVRAEAVRRAGEAGHPERLYVARGGFLGMNGHYAAGVLEGVAHFFPEAVAWLTGGPGTRR; from the coding sequence ATGCCTGACCTCCTGGTGTTGTGTACCGACCTGGACCGGACCGTGATCCCCAACGGGGACCAGCCGGAGTCGCCCGAGGCGCGGCCGCTGCTGCGCCGCCTCGCGGCCCGGCCCGAGACGGTACTGGTCTACGTCAGCGGTCGGGACGAGGACCTGCTGCGGGGTGCGATCCGCGACTACGCACTGCCAGTGCCGGAGTTCGCGATCGGCGATGTCGGCACAACCATCTACCGGCTCGATGGCGAGCGCTGGACGCGCTGGCGGGCCTGGTCGCAGGAGATCGCGCCGGACTGGCAGGGCTGGGAGGGGCCGGATCTAGCCGGCTGGCTCGACGCACTCGACGGCCTGGAACTGCAGGAGCCCGAGAAACAGAACGACTTCAAGCTCAGCTATTACGCGCCGTCCGATGTCCGGCCCGGGCCGCTCCTGCAGGCGGTGCGGGAGTGCCTGGACGCGCACGGCGTGCGCGCGAACCTGATCTGGAGCATCGACGAGCAGGCCGATCGCGGCCTGCTCGACGTCCTGCCCGCCTCCGCGAACAAGCGCCACGCGATCGAGTTCCTGATGCGGGAACAGGGCTTTCCCGACCGCGCGACGATGTTCGCCGGGGACAGCGGCAACGACCTCGACGTGCTGGTCAGCGGGCTGCAGGCCGTGCTGGTGCGCAACGCACCGAACGAGGTGCGCGCGGAAGCGGTGCGCCGCGCCGGCGAGGCCGGCCATCCGGAACGCCTGTACGTCGCCCGCGGCGGGTTCCTCGGCATGAACGGACACTACGCCGCCGGCGTGCTCGAGGGGGTTGCCCACTTCTTCCCCGAGGCCGTCGCGTGGCTGACCGGCGGCCCGGGAACACGCCGCTGA
- a CDS encoding DJ-1 family glyoxalase III, with amino-acid sequence MSRAPDAIRVLVPLAPGAEELEAVTLIDLFRRAGFTVVVAGLEPGPVTCSRGTVIVPDRPLEDLAGQSFDLVVLPGGLPGADHLRDDPRVQALLRGQADAGRVVAAICAAPKALASAGLLAGRRAAAYPGALEESGLQPTGAAVEIDGGVVTGRGPGVAMDFALTLIEQLGGKALRERVEEPLLR; translated from the coding sequence GTGAGCCGGGCCCCGGACGCGATCCGGGTGCTCGTGCCGCTGGCCCCCGGCGCGGAAGAACTCGAGGCGGTGACCCTCATCGATCTGTTCCGGCGCGCCGGTTTCACCGTGGTGGTGGCCGGGCTCGAGCCGGGCCCGGTGACTTGTTCCCGGGGTACGGTGATCGTTCCCGACCGGCCATTGGAGGATCTCGCCGGACAATCGTTTGACCTGGTCGTGCTGCCGGGCGGATTGCCCGGCGCCGACCATCTGCGCGACGACCCCCGTGTGCAGGCGCTGTTGCGCGGGCAGGCGGACGCAGGGCGCGTGGTCGCGGCGATCTGTGCGGCACCGAAGGCGCTGGCCAGCGCCGGTCTGCTGGCGGGGCGTCGCGCCGCCGCCTACCCGGGTGCGCTCGAAGAGAGCGGGTTGCAGCCGACCGGCGCAGCGGTGGAGATTGACGGCGGCGTGGTCACGGGTCGCGGTCCGGGGGTCGCGATGGACTTTGCGCTGACGCTGATCGAACAGCTCGGCGGGAAAGCTCTGCGCGAACGTGTCGAGGAGCCGCTGTTGCGCTAG
- a CDS encoding S41 family peptidase: MNKRYSVGYGLVIGVILGLFLSVSVGVFADRHEGASAQIPVEDLRRFTDVYMRIKRNYVSEVEDRELLDNAIKGMLSGLDPHSAYLDEREFRDLQVGTSGEFGGLGIEVGMEDGFVKVIAPIDDTPASRAGIRAGDLIIRLDDTPVKGMSLSDAVSKMRGKRGTDITLTIMREGVDGPLRITITRDVIRVQSVRWEALEPGFGYVRITNFQARTARDLVRAVESLKEAGPLHGLVLDLRNNPGGVLNGAVGVSDAFLDSGLIVYTEGRLQESQFRYTASPGDVAAGAPIVVLVNEGSASASEIVAGALQDHKRAVIMGVQTFGKGSVQTILPLAQETAIKLTTARYYTPDGRSIQAEGIEPDIRIEPLTVARNDDGAARVSEANLDRHLRGNNEHDDNGAADAEEPSEPLAQRDYALNEALNLLKGLAILGQRS, translated from the coding sequence ATGAACAAGCGTTACAGCGTCGGCTACGGGCTCGTGATCGGCGTCATCCTGGGTCTGTTTCTGAGCGTGTCCGTCGGCGTCTTCGCCGACCGCCACGAAGGCGCAAGCGCGCAGATCCCCGTGGAAGACCTGCGTCGGTTCACCGATGTGTACATGCGCATCAAGCGCAACTATGTCTCCGAGGTCGAGGACCGGGAACTGCTCGACAACGCGATCAAGGGGATGCTCTCGGGTCTGGACCCCCATTCGGCTTACCTCGACGAGCGCGAGTTCCGCGACCTGCAGGTCGGCACCAGCGGCGAGTTCGGCGGACTCGGGATCGAGGTCGGGATGGAAGACGGCTTCGTCAAGGTGATCGCGCCGATCGACGACACCCCGGCCAGCCGCGCCGGCATTCGTGCGGGCGACCTGATCATTCGTCTGGACGACACCCCGGTCAAGGGCATGAGCCTGTCGGACGCGGTCAGCAAGATGCGCGGCAAGCGCGGCACGGATATCACGCTGACCATCATGCGCGAAGGCGTCGATGGCCCGCTGCGCATCACCATCACCCGCGACGTCATCCGGGTGCAGAGCGTGCGCTGGGAGGCGCTGGAACCCGGCTTCGGTTACGTCCGGATCACCAATTTCCAGGCCCGCACCGCGCGTGATCTGGTCCGTGCGGTCGAATCCCTGAAGGAGGCCGGACCGTTGCACGGGTTGGTGCTCGACCTGCGCAACAATCCGGGTGGCGTGTTGAACGGGGCCGTGGGCGTCTCGGACGCGTTCCTCGACAGCGGCCTGATCGTGTATACCGAGGGCCGGCTGCAGGAGTCCCAGTTCCGCTATACGGCATCTCCCGGGGACGTGGCCGCGGGTGCGCCGATCGTTGTACTGGTCAACGAGGGTTCGGCATCGGCGTCCGAAATCGTCGCGGGGGCCCTGCAGGACCACAAGCGGGCGGTGATCATGGGCGTCCAGACCTTCGGCAAGGGGTCGGTGCAGACGATTCTCCCGCTGGCTCAGGAAACCGCGATCAAGCTGACGACCGCGCGCTACTACACGCCGGATGGGCGGTCGATTCAGGCCGAGGGGATCGAGCCCGACATCCGGATCGAGCCATTGACGGTGGCCCGCAACGACGACGGAGCGGCGCGCGTGAGCGAGGCGAACCTCGATCGCCACCTGCGGGGTAACAACGAGCATGATGACAACGGTGCCGCCGACGCCGAGGAGCCGAGCGAACCCTTGGCCCAGCGCGACTACGCGCTGAACGAGGCGCTGAACCTGCTGAAGGGCCTGGCGATCCTGGGGCAGCGCTCGTGA
- a CDS encoding murein hydrolase activator EnvC family protein encodes MARLRKFPLIQPLGGWLLALILVPATVAGVETESELEATREAMELLERHQQRRLREIERIEERIAEVARRNQELRTERRELGAALAAQDLAVERQQARVDRQETELAAARHQAAQLLRGQWLRERHRRWHGQGGAARHYTELDARIQARREQLLAGIDRALQELAEARDRLVEARGYLVEQEREAQRLQREIDRQEEEQAALLARAQREAEREALELARLERNAQTLESVLRRMRAAPPPRREAAEPEAGPFASRRGGLAPPVDGTVLHRYGGSRGGGVHARWRGDVFDAGDDAPVLAVHGGQVVYADWMRGYGFLVILDHGDGYLTLYGNNRELLVRQGQQIERGAVIARAGATSTVIAPGLYFELRHRGETLNPASWWDSK; translated from the coding sequence ATGGCTAGGCTGCGGAAATTCCCCCTTATACAGCCCCTTGGCGGCTGGCTGCTTGCGCTGATCCTGGTGCCTGCCACGGTGGCGGGCGTGGAGACGGAGTCCGAGCTCGAGGCCACCCGGGAGGCCATGGAACTGCTGGAGCGCCATCAACAGCGGCGGTTGCGCGAGATCGAGCGCATCGAGGAGCGAATCGCGGAGGTGGCCAGGCGCAATCAGGAACTGCGTACCGAGCGCCGCGAACTGGGCGCTGCCCTAGCGGCACAGGATCTGGCGGTGGAACGGCAGCAGGCCCGGGTCGACCGACAGGAGACCGAACTGGCTGCAGCCAGGCACCAGGCCGCACAACTGTTGCGTGGACAGTGGCTGCGCGAACGGCATCGCCGATGGCATGGCCAGGGCGGCGCAGCGCGGCACTATACCGAGCTCGATGCCCGGATCCAGGCCAGACGCGAACAGCTGCTCGCCGGGATCGATCGCGCACTGCAGGAACTGGCCGAGGCACGTGACCGGCTGGTCGAGGCGCGGGGCTACCTGGTCGAGCAGGAACGCGAGGCGCAGCGTCTGCAGCGGGAGATCGACCGCCAGGAGGAAGAGCAGGCGGCGCTGCTGGCCCGGGCGCAGCGGGAAGCGGAGCGCGAGGCGCTGGAGCTGGCGCGCCTGGAACGGAATGCGCAGACGCTCGAGAGCGTGCTGCGCCGGATGCGCGCAGCACCGCCCCCGCGCCGGGAAGCCGCGGAACCGGAAGCGGGGCCGTTCGCTTCGCGCCGGGGCGGCCTTGCGCCACCGGTCGACGGAACCGTGCTGCACCGTTATGGAGGATCCCGGGGCGGCGGGGTGCACGCACGGTGGCGAGGCGACGTCTTCGACGCCGGAGACGATGCGCCGGTACTCGCGGTGCACGGCGGGCAGGTAGTCTACGCGGACTGGATGCGGGGATACGGATTCCTCGTGATCCTCGATCACGGTGACGGCTACCTCACCCTGTATGGCAACAACCGGGAACTGCTGGTGCGCCAGGGTCAGCAGATCGAACGGGGCGCCGTGATCGCACGCGCCGGGGCGACGAGCACCGTGATCGCGCCTGGACTTTATTTCGAGTTGCGCCACCGCGGGGAGACATTGAACCCGGCGTCCTGGTGGGACTCAAAGTAG
- a CDS encoding ArsR/SmtB family transcription factor, producing MFPKYGCVAVNHDPICFDETLMTQDEDIERASRSLKAMSHPLRLKILCILGDREISVQEIVDQVGTSQSNISQHLGILRDKGILATRKDANRVYYRVGDARTLRLISMMQDVFCRS from the coding sequence ATGTTCCCAAAATACGGGTGTGTTGCCGTGAACCACGATCCGATCTGCTTCGATGAAACCCTGATGACCCAGGACGAGGACATCGAGCGCGCGTCCCGTTCGCTGAAGGCCATGTCCCATCCACTGCGGCTGAAGATACTCTGCATCCTTGGGGACCGCGAGATCAGCGTGCAGGAGATCGTGGACCAGGTGGGGACTTCCCAGAGCAATATCTCCCAGCACCTTGGTATCCTTCGCGACAAGGGTATCCTCGCGACTCGAAAGGACGCGAACCGCGTCTACTACCGCGTCGGCGATGCCCGGACCCTGCGCCTGATCAGCATGATGCAGGACGTGTTCTGCCGCTCCTGA
- a CDS encoding rhodanese-like domain-containing protein — MIERLPEFLGNHPLLTGALIAVVALILYTEFQRATRKYRALPPSEAVRVMNREGALVLDVREDNELTGGRIGSSRHIPLGVLKKRIADIERYKESPVVVYCRSGARSAVAASQLVSAGFTDVTNLQGGIQAWQSAGLPVKKK, encoded by the coding sequence ATGATTGAACGCCTGCCCGAATTTCTTGGCAATCACCCGCTGTTGACCGGCGCCCTGATCGCGGTGGTCGCACTGATTCTGTACACCGAGTTCCAGCGCGCGACCCGGAAGTACCGGGCCCTTCCACCGTCGGAGGCGGTTCGGGTAATGAACCGCGAGGGCGCGCTGGTGCTGGACGTGCGCGAGGACAACGAACTCACCGGCGGCCGGATCGGCTCGTCCCGGCACATCCCGCTGGGAGTTCTGAAAAAGCGGATCGCGGACATCGAGCGCTACAAGGAGTCCCCTGTGGTGGTCTACTGCCGCAGCGGTGCACGATCGGCGGTGGCGGCCTCGCAGCTGGTGAGCGCGGGCTTCACCGACGTGACCAATCTCCAGGGCGGAATCCAGGCGTGGCAGTCGGCCGGCCTGCCAGTGAAGAAGAAGTGA
- the grxC gene encoding glutaredoxin 3 yields the protein MRFQVYLSEFCPYCTLARQLLDKLGHAYEVIRVDIDPEQRRTMERRSGRTSVPQIFLGDTHIGGYDDLASLHRNGRLEHLITSAARQTA from the coding sequence ATGCGATTTCAAGTCTACCTCTCCGAATTCTGCCCCTACTGCACGCTGGCCCGCCAGTTGCTGGACAAGCTGGGCCACGCGTACGAGGTGATCCGCGTCGACATCGACCCGGAGCAGCGCCGCACGATGGAACGGCGTTCCGGGCGTACTTCGGTGCCGCAGATCTTCCTCGGCGACACCCACATTGGCGGCTACGACGACCTTGCCTCGCTGCACCGCAACGGACGGCTGGAGCACCTGATAACCAGCGCAGCGAGGCAGACAGCATGA
- a CDS encoding thioredoxin family protein, whose protein sequence is MNAAAGAHRVCPHCGQVNRAPDSRAGGARCGACRNPLFSGDPSAVDLARLERFVSRDQRPVLVDFWASWCAPCRMMAPQFASAASELEPAMRLLKLDTEANPDAGARFGIRGIPTMILFDHGREIARQSGAMSTGDIVAWARRAAR, encoded by the coding sequence ATGAATGCTGCAGCCGGGGCACACCGTGTCTGCCCGCACTGCGGCCAGGTGAACCGAGCGCCGGATTCCCGTGCCGGGGGCGCGCGCTGCGGGGCTTGCCGCAATCCGCTGTTCAGCGGCGACCCGAGTGCGGTCGATCTGGCACGGCTGGAGCGCTTCGTCAGTCGCGACCAGCGCCCGGTGCTGGTCGATTTCTGGGCGTCCTGGTGCGCTCCCTGCCGCATGATGGCCCCCCAGTTCGCCAGCGCGGCGAGCGAACTGGAACCTGCGATGCGGCTGCTGAAACTCGACACCGAGGCGAACCCCGACGCAGGAGCCCGCTTCGGCATCCGCGGCATCCCGACGATGATCCTGTTTGATCACGGGCGCGAAATCGCCCGGCAGAGCGGAGCGATGTCCACCGGCGACATCGTCGCCTGGGCACGCCGCGCTGCGCGCTGA
- a CDS encoding NAD(P)H-dependent glycerol-3-phosphate dehydrogenase: MDTQHAIDRTPRVAVLGSGSWGTALALQAARLHPDVVLWARDPGQAERLEQRRENARYLPGVVFPESLHVVADRDRAVIGRDLILVAVPTGGFRETLRWIAPRIQPGQRIAWATKGLEMATGAWLHEVLEQECPGHSPAVLSGPSFAAEVAREQPTALTIAASEPGLAELVASAFHGRAMRLYRNADVLGVELGGAFKNVLAIAAGISDGAGFGANARAALMTRGLAELQRLGAAVGARPQTLTGLSGLGDLILTCTDDQSRNRRLGLFLGEGYDLDTARRRIGQAVEGAETARVAVERAQQAGVEMPICDEVHAVLYQGRPVRETARRLLERDPVAEDE; the protein is encoded by the coding sequence ATGGACACGCAGCACGCGATCGACCGCACACCCCGGGTCGCCGTCCTCGGCTCAGGTTCATGGGGAACGGCACTGGCCCTGCAGGCCGCGCGCCTGCATCCGGACGTGGTCCTGTGGGCCCGCGATCCCGGGCAGGCCGAACGGCTCGAACAGCGACGGGAGAACGCTCGGTACCTGCCCGGGGTCGTCTTCCCCGAGTCGCTGCATGTCGTCGCCGACCGCGACCGGGCGGTCATCGGTCGGGACTTGATCCTGGTTGCGGTGCCGACCGGCGGTTTTCGCGAGACCCTGCGCTGGATCGCCCCGCGGATCCAGCCGGGCCAGCGCATCGCCTGGGCCACCAAGGGGCTGGAGATGGCGACCGGCGCCTGGCTCCACGAGGTTCTTGAACAGGAATGTCCCGGCCATTCCCCGGCCGTACTCTCGGGCCCGTCGTTTGCCGCCGAGGTCGCGCGGGAGCAGCCGACTGCGCTGACCATCGCCGCGTCCGAGCCCGGCCTCGCCGAGCTGGTCGCCAGCGCCTTCCACGGCCGGGCGATGCGTCTTTATCGCAATGCCGACGTGCTCGGGGTCGAGCTGGGCGGCGCTTTCAAGAACGTGCTCGCGATCGCCGCCGGCATCTCGGACGGCGCCGGCTTCGGCGCCAACGCCCGAGCCGCGCTGATGACACGCGGGCTGGCTGAATTGCAGCGCCTCGGGGCCGCGGTGGGCGCACGGCCGCAGACGCTGACCGGGCTGTCCGGTCTCGGCGACCTGATCCTGACCTGCACGGACGACCAGTCGCGCAACCGCCGGCTGGGGTTGTTCCTCGGCGAGGGCTACGACCTCGATACCGCCCGGAGGCGGATCGGCCAGGCCGTGGAAGGGGCCGAGACCGCGCGGGTGGCCGTGGAACGTGCACAGCAGGCCGGCGTCGAGATGCCGATCTGCGACGAGGTTCACGCGGTGCTGTACCAGGGCCGCCCGGTGCGCGAAACCGCTCGCCGCCTGCTCGAACGCGACCCGGTCGCCGAGGACGAATAA
- a CDS encoding tRNA (cytidine(34)-2'-O)-methyltransferase, giving the protein MLHIVLFEPEIPPNTGNIIRLAANTGAQLHLIHPLGFALDERRLRRAGLDYREFTAVHEYQSLAACLSAGALTRLFALTTHARRRHDTPAFASGDGFLFGPETRGLPEPVLARFPDERRLRIPMRAQSRSLNLSNAVAVVVFEAWRQLGFTGSV; this is encoded by the coding sequence ATGCTGCATATCGTACTCTTCGAGCCCGAGATCCCGCCGAACACCGGCAACATCATCCGCCTGGCCGCGAATACCGGCGCCCAGCTTCACCTGATCCACCCGCTGGGCTTCGCGCTCGACGAACGGCGGCTGCGCCGCGCGGGCCTGGACTATCGCGAGTTCACGGCAGTTCACGAGTACCAAAGCCTGGCGGCCTGCCTGTCGGCTGGAGCCCTGACGCGTCTGTTTGCGCTGACCACGCACGCGCGTCGCCGCCACGATACGCCCGCCTTCGCGTCCGGTGACGGTTTCCTGTTCGGCCCCGAGACTCGCGGTCTGCCCGAACCTGTGCTCGCACGATTTCCGGACGAGCGGCGCCTGCGCATCCCGATGCGGGCGCAGAGCCGAAGCCTGAACCTCTCCAACGCGGTCGCGGTCGTCGTGTTCGAGGCCTGGCGCCAGCTGGGGTTTACCGGCAGCGTCTGA